CCATAGCTCGTCGTCCCCGCGCAGGGTAAAGAATGCCACTGGCATTCTTTACCCCATATTGAGCAACAGAATTCATTACCATTGAGGCAACTGAAATATTTCAGAAATACCAACTACGGACACTCAGCATGGGCCCCCGCCTTCGCGGGGGCGACGGTTTTTAGACCTGCAACGCCATCAGCGGCGCCGGCACGTGTGCGCTGACTCGCATCAGTGCGCCTTCAACTCCACATTCCGGATATTCCTGCGCCACTCCGACAGCGACTGCACCGTATCCGTCTGCGCATCCTCCACCAGGATCTCGTCGCCTTGTCTCGCCACCAGGAAACTAGCGCGGCGGTGGATGTCCTTCGGGCGGTTTTCCACGAAGCTGAGCTGGTAGTAGGGCTTGCCGCCGAGCAGGCGCGGCGCCGGGTCGTCCTCGATCACGGCGCCGTGCGATTGGCCGTGCGAACCCTTTTCGATCTGCTCCGACCACGCCTTGACCTCGGGCAGCGCCATCAACGAGGCCATGGCCTGGTCGCGCGTGCGCGCGGGGACGCTTGGCACTGCCGGCGCGCTGGCAGCCGGCTTGGCGGGCGCCGGCGGCTGCTCGCGTTTGCAGCCGGCCAGGCCGCAGGCGAGCACGATGGTCAGCAGGAACGGCGTTGCCGGCGACCGGCGCGAGAAGAGGGCGTGATGTAGGGGCGGCATGGTTTTACGTTGGTTGAAGGCGATGGTAAACCACTTCCCGACCCGCGGGCAACCATGCCGGCGCCCGGTGCGGCCGGGGATCAGGCCGCCTCGTCGATCTCTTCCTTGAGCGAAGCCATGTCGATCACGTAGCGGAAGCGCACGTCGCCGTTTTCGACCTTCTTGTAGGCGTCGTTGATGTCCTGCATGCGGATGAGCTCGATATCCGGCGCAATGCCGTGCTCGGCACAGAAATCCAGCACTTCCTGGGTCTCGGCCAGGTTGCCGATCAGCGAGCCGGCTACCGAGCGGCGCTTGAAGGCCACCGGCTGGTTGTCGACCGGCGCCAGCGGTTCCAGCGCGCCGACCACGCACAGCACGCCGTCGCGCTGCAACAGCTCCAGGAACGGGTTCAGGTCGTGTTTCTCGGGAATAGTCGACAGCATGAAGCTGAAGTGCGTCGCCAGCCGTTCCAGCGCCTTCTTGTCGTCTTCCATCACGGCGTCGACGCCCAGTCTTTGCGCTTCCTCGATCTTTTCCCTGGTGGTGGTGAACACCGTCACCTCGGCCCCCATCGCCTTGGCCAGCTTGGCCGCCATGTGGCCCAGGCCGCCCATGCCGATGATGCCGACCTTGTCGCCGGCCTTCACGTTCCAATGCTTCATCGGCGAGTAGGTAGTCACGCCCGCACACAGGATCGGCGCCGCTTCCTCGGGTTTCAGCTTGGCGGGGATCTTCAGCACGAAGTCTTCCTTGACTACCAGCAGGTTCGAGTAGCCGCCGAAGGTGTTGTCGCGGCCGTAGATGTTCTCGCCGCCGGCCTTCGCTTTCGGCTGCATCGGGCCGTTGTAGGTGGCCAGCCAGCTGTTCGGGCTGGCGCAATAGTTCTGGTCGCCGCAGCGGCACGGCTCGCAGGCGCCGCAGCTGTCGATCATGCAGCCGACGCCGACCAGGTCGCCCACGGCATGCCTGCGCACCGCCGGCCCGACCTTGGTAACGCGTCCCACGATCTCGTGGCCCGGCACGCACGGGTATACCGTGTTCGACCATTCGTTCTTCACCTGATGGATGTCCGAGTGGCACACGCCGCAGTACAGGACGTCGATTTCCACCTCGTGCGCAGTGGCTTCCTCGCGCTCGAACTCGTATTTCTTGAGACGGCTGAACGAATGCTTGGCGGCGTAGCCGGTGACCTTGATCATGTGACCCCCTTGTCGGAAAACCTGAACCTTAGAGGGCGGTGCGATCACGGTCTGTACGATTGCGCGCTTAGTTCCAGGCAACGACCGAGGCTGGATGG
The genomic region above belongs to Massilia forsythiae and contains:
- a CDS encoding NAD(P)-dependent alcohol dehydrogenase; amino-acid sequence: MIKVTGYAAKHSFSRLKKYEFEREEATAHEVEIDVLYCGVCHSDIHQVKNEWSNTVYPCVPGHEIVGRVTKVGPAVRRHAVGDLVGVGCMIDSCGACEPCRCGDQNYCASPNSWLATYNGPMQPKAKAGGENIYGRDNTFGGYSNLLVVKEDFVLKIPAKLKPEEAAPILCAGVTTYSPMKHWNVKAGDKVGIIGMGGLGHMAAKLAKAMGAEVTVFTTTREKIEEAQRLGVDAVMEDDKKALERLATHFSFMLSTIPEKHDLNPFLELLQRDGVLCVVGALEPLAPVDNQPVAFKRRSVAGSLIGNLAETQEVLDFCAEHGIAPDIELIRMQDINDAYKKVENGDVRFRYVIDMASLKEEIDEAA